The genome window GGGGAACGTCGGACATGGGCCTCGCCATCGTCGAGGAATTCCTCTCCCGAGGCTCCGCCACCGTCACCCTCGCAGCCAGGAAAAACAGCAAAGATCTCCCCGCCGCGATTGACCGAATGAAGAAAGCAGGGGCGTCCGAGGTACGCACCATCGACTTCGATGCTCTCGACACCGAGTCACACAAGGCCGTCATCGACGAGGCCTTCAGCCACGGCGATATCGACCTCGCCATCGTCGCATTCGGCATTTTGGGCGACCAAGAAGAATTGTGGCAGAACCAAGAAAAAGCGGTTCAAGCTGCAGAGATCAACTACACGGGCTCAGTGTCCGTCGGAGTTCTGCTCGGCCAAGCCATGAAGAAGCAGGGCCACGGGCAGATCGTGGCAATCTCCTCCGTCGCCGGTGAGGTCGTCCGACGCTCCAACTTCGTGTACGGCTCCACCAAGGCCGGGTTCGACGGCTTCTACCGCCAGCTGGGCGAGGCGCTGCGTGACAGTGGCGTCCGCGTCCTCGTTGTTCGCCCAGGCCAGGTGCGCACACAGATGACCGAAGGCCTTGACGACGCACCGCTGACCGTCAATAAAGAAGACGTTGCGGCCGCCGTCGCGAAAGCTGTCGACGACAACAAGTCCGTGATCTGGGTCCACCCGCTG of Corynebacterium kroppenstedtii DSM 44385 contains these proteins:
- a CDS encoding decaprenylphospho-beta-D-erythro-pentofuranosid-2-ulose 2-reductase yields the protein MLNAVGHAQSILLLGGTSDMGLAIVEEFLSRGSATVTLAARKNSKDLPAAIDRMKKAGASEVRTIDFDALDTESHKAVIDEAFSHGDIDLAIVAFGILGDQEELWQNQEKAVQAAEINYTGSVSVGVLLGQAMKKQGHGQIVAISSVAGEVVRRSNFVYGSTKAGFDGFYRQLGEALRDSGVRVLVVRPGQVRTQMTEGLDDAPLTVNKEDVAAAVAKAVDDNKSVIWVHPLFRYVMMALAHIPAGILRKLPI